From the genome of Carassius gibelio isolate Cgi1373 ecotype wild population from Czech Republic chromosome A16, carGib1.2-hapl.c, whole genome shotgun sequence, one region includes:
- the LOC128030895 gene encoding nuclear inhibitor of protein phosphatase 1 codes for METNTTATNPSFDCPSWAGKPPAGLHLDVLKGDKLVEKLIIDEKKYYLFGRNPDICDFTIDHQSCSRVHAALVYHRHLKRVFLIDLNSTHGTFLGHIRLEPHKPQQVPIDSTMSFGASTRVYTIREKPQGQSGSGVGDSKTGDDEELKGLLGLPQEETELENLTEFNTAHNKRISTLTIEEGNLDIQRPKRKRKNSRVSFGEEDEIINPEDIDPSVGRFRNMVSTAVVPIKKKKLGGGNALGIEEIVTRHMHTFPMQGGLYRDLPPASHEAPSGATIMGGLPLPLPNPAPDVDLVHEVPPPPLVLNPTPLPGPYASDPLSEPRKKKYAKEAWPGKKPMPSLLI; via the exons ATGGAAACAAATACTACAGCAACGAACCCATCTTTCGACTGTCCATCATG GGCAGGGAAGCCTCCAGCAGGACTGCATCTGGACGTGCTGAAAGGAGACAAACTCGTCGAG AAACTGATCATTGATGAAAAGAAGTATTATCTGTTCGGGAGGAACCCGGACATCTGTGACTTCACCATCGACCATCAGTCGTGTTCTCGCGTGCATGCGGCGCTCGTCTACCACAGGCATCTGAAAAGAGTGTTTCTCATCGACCTCAACAGCA CACATGGTACATTCCTGGGACACATTCGCCTGGAGCCCCACAAGCCCCAGCAGGTTCCCATCGACTCCACCATGTCGTTTGGTGCATCCACTCGTGTTTACACCATCCGGGAGAAACCTCAGGGGCAGTCGGGCTCCGGCGTCGGGGACAGCAAAACCGGGGACGACGAGGAGCTGAAGGGTCTTCTGGGACTCCCACAGGAAGAGACTGAACTGGAG AACCTGACCGAGTTCAACACGGCTCATAACAAGCGCATCTCCACCCTCACCATCGAGGAGGGCAACCTGGATATTCAGAGACCCAAGAGGAAAAGGAAGAACTCCAGAGTGAGCTTCGGTGAAGAGGACGAGATCATTAACCCAG AGGACATCGACCCCTCTGTGGGACGTTTCAGAAACATGGTCTCAACAGCTGTGGTTCCTATTAAG AAGAAGAAACTGGGCGGAGGCAATGCGCTGGGAATCGAGGAAATAGTGACGCGACACATGCACACGTTCCCTATGCAGGGAGGACTCTACAGAGACCTTCCCCCGGCCAGTCATGAAGCTCCCAGTGGAGCCACAATAATGGGAGGGCTGCCGTTACCCCTGCCCAACCCGGCTCCGGACGTAGACCTGGTCCACGAGGTCCCGCCGCCTCCGCTCGTGCTCAACCCCACGCCGTTACCCGGCCCGTACGCCTCCGACCCGCTCAGCGAACCCCGCAAGAAGAAGTACGCTAAAGAGGCCTGGCCTGGCAAGAAGCCCATGCCTTCTCTGCTCATTTAG
- the LOC128030891 gene encoding protein THEMIS2-like, whose amino-acid sequence MGDLQSLRVFINCLDQQSLPRVLQICSGVYFQGSIYELSGSEVCLSTGDLVKVIGLQLLSVSCEEIDTGASFELPAGYPGHFRLVSEDLPYNSLEEIVSLCPVGADSCGSFTFISQNELTLDNFTLPAGKQLALLSVEVAKNGERLARCQVVEQNMASAEILLPLSLRGEFYERQGDRGFSLQEIMSSSRLSCRRFRNTDENSGSLLVFSPVYEISAIMQMRKNIVKFPSSLEVDVQDVTEQFQDFVFITPLSMTEVAIKPAESFPTMAEIIDGPEANQFFNCNWFQGMQRSRHLVLHSCRTTTMMLASTPKGRKGKQYFIISENYGGRMRRRAREFESVYEIYLASTQTPGLKVSVTRHCEAVEEEGMPALSVGEQLEVLGKALMDGLKDSSGAAQKIESLLCKKTVEVDDEDEEDEEDSKEISLPLFMAGHFVEKLSDNKKYKLADLVSSSLPVDVKVVTRDKELEKDPLMGLPALQLEETFTETTVLSSLPNKPHWCFELPVHWLQMSLCFTSDPLPWSSNETPELHIETVTEVTEKFYYEYHKLTSKIEEPPPRPPKRKPSSSEVPKKPPKSESKSPNLRSAVTKQLDNLSLGHIKGRRAPAPPPHEETSNHPSPQLPKKGSSIAESATPHNMYVRSPKAAHTSAQKLSDSDHDYESIQESFENFIS is encoded by the exons ATGGGCGACCTCCAGTCTCTGCGAGTCTTCATCAACTGTCTGGATCAGCAGTCTCTACCCCGCGTCCTGCAGATCTGCTCTGGGGTTTATTTCCAGG gGTCCATTTATGAGCTTTCAGGGAGTGAAGTGTGCTTATCTACTGGAGATTTGGTGAAGGTCATTGGTTTACAGCTCCTGTCTGTATCTTGTGAGGAGATTGACACTGGAGCTTCATTTGAATTGCCTGCTGGATATCCAG GTCACTTCAGACTCGTCTCTGAGGACCTACCATACAATTCACTAGAGGAAATTGTGAGTTTGTGTCCTGTTGGAGCGGACTCCTGTGGCTCCTTCACCTTCATAAGCCAAAACGAGTTGACTCTAGACAACTTCACACTACCTGCAGGAAAACAGTTGGCCTTGCTGTCGGTGGAGGTTGCCAAAAATGGAGAAAGACTGGCACGGTGCCAAGTGGTGGAGCAGAACATGGCCTCTGCAGAGATACTCCTTCCTCTGTCGCTCAGAGGAGAGTTTTATGAGCGGCAAGGTGACCGCGGTTTCTCTCTACAGGAAATCATGTCATCATCCAGACTGAGTTGCCGTCGCTTCCGCAATACAGATGAGAACAGTGGGAGCTTGTTGGTTTTCAGCCCAGTGTATGAAATTAGTGCCATTATGCAAA tgAGGAAGAACATAGTCAAGTTCCCATCGAGTCTGGAAGTGGATGTCCAGGACGTGACAGAACAGTTCCaggattttgtttttataacacCGCTATCAATGACTGAAGTTGCGATTAAGCCAGCGGAGTCCTTCCCGACTATGGCAGAGATCATTGATGGCCCAGAAGCCAATCAGTTTTTTAATTGCAACTGGTTTCAAGGTATGCAAAGAAGCCGGCACCTTGTGTTACATAGTTGTAGAACAACAACAATGATGTTAGCCTCAACTCCAAAGGGGAGGAAGGGAAAACAGTACTTCATCATCTCCGAGAACTATGGTGGAAGAATGAGAAGAAGGGCCCGGGAATTTGAATCCGTGTACGAGATATACTTGGCATCCACTCAGACTCCAGGATTGAAAGTTAGCGTGACTCGTCACTGCGAGGCGGTGGAGGAAGAGGGAATGCCTGCGCTCAGTGTCGGAGAACAGCTGGAGGTTTTGGGAAAAGCACTGATGGATGGACTCAAGGATTCATCAGGAGCTGCTCAGAAAATAGAAAGTCTACTTTGCAAAAAGACAGTGGAGGTGGACGACGAGGAtgaggaagatgaagaagataGTAAGGAAATCTCTCTGCCACTGTTTATGGCAGGTCACTTTGTGGAAAAGCTTTCAGACAACAAAAAGTATAAATTAGCAGATTTAGTGAGTAGCTCTTTGCCTGTAGATGTTAAAGTGGTGACTCGGGATAAAGAGCTAGAAAAAGACCCCCTGATGGGGTTACCAGCACTTCAGCTTGAGGAGACTTTCACAGAGACTACGGTGTTGTCAAGCCTACCAAATAAACCACACTGGTGCTTTGAGTTGCCAGTACATTGGTTACAAATGTCTCTCTGTTTCACCTCTGATCCTCTGCCATGGTCTAGTAATGAGACCCCAGAACTTCACATAGAGACAGTTACTGAGGTTACAGAGAAATTCTACTATGAATATCATAAACTCACAAGCAAAATTGAGGAACCACCTCCTCGTCCACCAAAAAGGAAGCCATCCAGTTCAGAAGTCCCTAAAAAGCCTCCCAAGTCCGAGTCAAAATCACCAAACTTAAGGAGTGCTGTGACCAAACAACTCGACAACCTGTCGCTGGGTCATATAAAGGGTAGACGGGCTCCTGCTCCACCTCCACATGAGGAG ACTTCAAACCATCCCTCTCCACAGTTGCCTAAGAAAGGCTCATCAATAGCAGAGAGCGCCACTCCGCACAACATGTATGTCAGAAGCCCCAAAGCAGCACACACATCAG cacagaaaCTCTCTGACTCTGACCACGATTATGAGTCTATCCAAGAATCATTTGAAAACTTCATTAGTTAA